From Myxocyprinus asiaticus isolate MX2 ecotype Aquarium Trade chromosome 49, UBuf_Myxa_2, whole genome shotgun sequence, a single genomic window includes:
- the dynlt2b gene encoding dynein light chain Tctex-type protein 2B, with the protein MARSEAAANTYLIRPNYKHKFKAGVAKECIREILRDQLSGVQYNPEEVPTLSRSLADSIKNKLKYVGFDRYKLIVQVVIGEQRGEGVKMAARCFWDADTDSYAQDIYMNDSLFCVAAAFGVYYY; encoded by the exons ATGGCGCGCTCGGAGGCTGCAGCAAACACGTATCTCATTAGACCCAATTACAAACACAA GTTCAAGGCAGGAGTGGCAAAAGAGTGTATTAGAGAAATCCTGAGAGATCAGCTGTCTGGAGTGCAGTATAATCCAGAGGAGGTTCCCACACTGTCAAGATCTTTAGCAGACTCGattaaaaacaaactgaaat ATGTGGGCTTTGACAGATACAAGCTCATTGTGCAGGTGGTAATCGGAGAGCAGCGAGGAGAGGGGGTTAA GATGGCTGCACGCTGTTTCTGGGATGCAGATACAGACAGCTATGCTCAAGATATTTATATGAAT GACAGTTTGTTCTGTGTGGCAGCTGCCTTTGGTGTTTATTACTACTGA